In Drosophila simulans strain w501 chromosome X, Prin_Dsim_3.1, whole genome shotgun sequence, one DNA window encodes the following:
- the LOC6725266 gene encoding uncharacterized protein LOC6725266 isoform X5: MSFLGNTSDLECEKNEFPRQRPSGIITKVAAHKLSAEPKWTDKREDDSDSEVSSPDNFLTKGAFLLTPSYELSMERAALICEKMAFKGCFSLTKTATGILFKFSHPDDYQAVFKKGFHKVTGARFYRKIAIPCRPRKTFTLYVLDVPEDLPVEDIRHAMYKFDSVVEVVRLHIYSSLASNAANATSSSAVAASSSSGGGDKGVEGVSKSVGSVVGDAIEKAERPERRELPPAVIRVTLASMDEYNILLQNGLNFYDATFFPTEANISLKGAKIDYKRRMLDGSIPGRVRELLPVFDAAGFCKLPPPTSKLIKPPRS; this comes from the exons ATGTCGTTCCTGGGCAACACATCCGATCTGGAGTGCGAAAAGAACGAGTTCCCGAGGCAGCGACCCTCGGGCATCATCACCAAGGTGGCCGCCCACAAGCTCTCCGCGGAGCCCAAGTGGACGGACAAGCGGGAGGATGACTCCGACTCGGAGGTCTCGTCGCCGGATAATTTCCTGACCAAAG GCGCCTTCCTACTGACCCCATCCTACGAGTTGTCCATGGAGCGGGCGGCCCTCATCTGCGAGAAGATGGCATTCAAGGGATGCTTCAGCTTGACCAAAACCGCTACAGGCATTCTATTTAAATTCTCACACCCAGATGACTATCAGGCGGTGTTCAAGAAGGGCTTCCACAAGGTCACCGGGGCGCGATTCTACCGCAAG ATTGCCATACCGTGTCGGCCGAGGAAGACCTTCACCCTGTACGTGCTGGATGTGCCCGAGGATCTGCCCGTGGAGGACATCCGGCATGCCATGTATAAGTTCGACTcggtggtggaggtggtgcGCCTGCACATCTACTCGAGCCTCGCCAGCAATGCCGCCAacgccacctcctcctccgccgtcgccgccagcagctcctccggcGGCGGCGATAAGGGCGTCGAAG GCGTCTCCAAGAGCGTGGGTTCTGTGGTGGGCGATGCCATCGAGAAGGCCGAGCGTCCTGAGCGCAGAGAACTGCCTCCAGCCGTCATCCGGGTCACCCTGGCCTCCATGGATGAGTACAACATCCTGTTGCAGAACGGACTCAACTTCTACGATGCCACGTTCTTTCCCACTGAGGCCAACATCTCGCTGAAGGGCGCCAAGATCGATTATAAGCGCAG AATGCTCGATGGCTCGATTCCCGGACGGGTGAGGGAACTGCTGCCCGTTTTCGATGCGGCTGGCTTCTGCAAGCTGCCACCGCCCACCAGCAAGCTAATTAAGCCGCCGAGGTCGTAG
- the LOC6725266 gene encoding uncharacterized protein LOC6725266 isoform X2, with product MSFLGNTSDLECEKNEFPRQRPSGIITKVAAHKLSAEPKWTDKREDDSDSEVSSPDNFLTKGAFLLTPSYELSMERAALICEKMAFKGCFSLTKTATGILFKFSHPDDYQAVFKKGFHKVTGARFYRKQTFSRSIAIPCRPRKTFTLYVLDVPEDLPVEDIRHAMYKFDSVVEVVRLHIYSSLASNAANATSSSAVAASSSSGGGDKGVEGEQIQLLHTPTQTLRRAALRSVSKSVGSVVGDAIEKAERPERRELPPAVIRVTLASMDEYNILLQNGLNFYDATFFPTEANISLKGAKIDYKRRMLDGSIPGRVRELLPVFDAAGFCKLPPPTSKLIKPPRS from the exons ATGTCGTTCCTGGGCAACACATCCGATCTGGAGTGCGAAAAGAACGAGTTCCCGAGGCAGCGACCCTCGGGCATCATCACCAAGGTGGCCGCCCACAAGCTCTCCGCGGAGCCCAAGTGGACGGACAAGCGGGAGGATGACTCCGACTCGGAGGTCTCGTCGCCGGATAATTTCCTGACCAAAG GCGCCTTCCTACTGACCCCATCCTACGAGTTGTCCATGGAGCGGGCGGCCCTCATCTGCGAGAAGATGGCATTCAAGGGATGCTTCAGCTTGACCAAAACCGCTACAGGCATTCTATTTAAATTCTCACACCCAGATGACTATCAGGCGGTGTTCAAGAAGGGCTTCCACAAGGTCACCGGGGCGCGATTCTACCGCAAG CAAACATTCTCGCGCAGC ATTGCCATACCGTGTCGGCCGAGGAAGACCTTCACCCTGTACGTGCTGGATGTGCCCGAGGATCTGCCCGTGGAGGACATCCGGCATGCCATGTATAAGTTCGACTcggtggtggaggtggtgcGCCTGCACATCTACTCGAGCCTCGCCAGCAATGCCGCCAacgccacctcctcctccgccgtcgccgccagcagctcctccggcGGCGGCGATAAGGGCGTCGAAGGTGAGCAGATCCAGCTGCTGCACACGCCAACCCAGACGCTGCGCCGAGCGGCACTCCGAA GCGTCTCCAAGAGCGTGGGTTCTGTGGTGGGCGATGCCATCGAGAAGGCCGAGCGTCCTGAGCGCAGAGAACTGCCTCCAGCCGTCATCCGGGTCACCCTGGCCTCCATGGATGAGTACAACATCCTGTTGCAGAACGGACTCAACTTCTACGATGCCACGTTCTTTCCCACTGAGGCCAACATCTCGCTGAAGGGCGCCAAGATCGATTATAAGCGCAG AATGCTCGATGGCTCGATTCCCGGACGGGTGAGGGAACTGCTGCCCGTTTTCGATGCGGCTGGCTTCTGCAAGCTGCCACCGCCCACCAGCAAGCTAATTAAGCCGCCGAGGTCGTAG
- the LOC6725266 gene encoding uncharacterized protein LOC6725266 isoform X3 — protein MSFLGNTSDLECEKNEFPRQRPSGIITKVAAHKLSAEPKWTDKREDDSDSEVSSPDNFLTKGAFLLTPSYELSMERAALICEKMAFKGCFSLTKTATGILFKFSHPDDYQAVFKKGFHKVTGARFYRKIAIPCRPRKTFTLYVLDVPEDLPVEDIRHAMYKFDSVVEVVRLHIYSSLASNAANATSSSAVAASSSSGGGDKGVEGEQIQLLHTPTQTLRRAALRSVSKSVGSVVGDAIEKAERPERRELPPAVIRVTLASMDEYNILLQNGLNFYDATFFPTEANISLKGAKIDYKRRMLDGSIPGRVRELLPVFDAAGFCKLPPPTSKLIKPPRS, from the exons ATGTCGTTCCTGGGCAACACATCCGATCTGGAGTGCGAAAAGAACGAGTTCCCGAGGCAGCGACCCTCGGGCATCATCACCAAGGTGGCCGCCCACAAGCTCTCCGCGGAGCCCAAGTGGACGGACAAGCGGGAGGATGACTCCGACTCGGAGGTCTCGTCGCCGGATAATTTCCTGACCAAAG GCGCCTTCCTACTGACCCCATCCTACGAGTTGTCCATGGAGCGGGCGGCCCTCATCTGCGAGAAGATGGCATTCAAGGGATGCTTCAGCTTGACCAAAACCGCTACAGGCATTCTATTTAAATTCTCACACCCAGATGACTATCAGGCGGTGTTCAAGAAGGGCTTCCACAAGGTCACCGGGGCGCGATTCTACCGCAAG ATTGCCATACCGTGTCGGCCGAGGAAGACCTTCACCCTGTACGTGCTGGATGTGCCCGAGGATCTGCCCGTGGAGGACATCCGGCATGCCATGTATAAGTTCGACTcggtggtggaggtggtgcGCCTGCACATCTACTCGAGCCTCGCCAGCAATGCCGCCAacgccacctcctcctccgccgtcgccgccagcagctcctccggcGGCGGCGATAAGGGCGTCGAAGGTGAGCAGATCCAGCTGCTGCACACGCCAACCCAGACGCTGCGCCGAGCGGCACTCCGAA GCGTCTCCAAGAGCGTGGGTTCTGTGGTGGGCGATGCCATCGAGAAGGCCGAGCGTCCTGAGCGCAGAGAACTGCCTCCAGCCGTCATCCGGGTCACCCTGGCCTCCATGGATGAGTACAACATCCTGTTGCAGAACGGACTCAACTTCTACGATGCCACGTTCTTTCCCACTGAGGCCAACATCTCGCTGAAGGGCGCCAAGATCGATTATAAGCGCAG AATGCTCGATGGCTCGATTCCCGGACGGGTGAGGGAACTGCTGCCCGTTTTCGATGCGGCTGGCTTCTGCAAGCTGCCACCGCCCACCAGCAAGCTAATTAAGCCGCCGAGGTCGTAG
- the LOC6725266 gene encoding uncharacterized protein LOC6725266 isoform X4, with protein MSFLGNTSDLECEKNEFPRQRPSGIITKVAAHKLSAEPKWTDKREDDSDSEVSSPDNFLTKGAFLLTPSYELSMERAALICEKMAFKGCFSLTKTATGILFKFSHPDDYQAVFKKGFHKVTGARFYRKVSPPTHTHISSDWKGIMGHKIAIPCRPRKTFTLYVLDVPEDLPVEDIRHAMYKFDSVVEVVRLHIYSSLASNAANATSSSAVAASSSSGGGDKGVEGVSKSVGSVVGDAIEKAERPERRELPPAVIRVTLASMDEYNILLQNGLNFYDATFFPTEANISLKGAKIDYKRRMLDGSIPGRVRELLPVFDAAGFCKLPPPTSKLIKPPRS; from the exons ATGTCGTTCCTGGGCAACACATCCGATCTGGAGTGCGAAAAGAACGAGTTCCCGAGGCAGCGACCCTCGGGCATCATCACCAAGGTGGCCGCCCACAAGCTCTCCGCGGAGCCCAAGTGGACGGACAAGCGGGAGGATGACTCCGACTCGGAGGTCTCGTCGCCGGATAATTTCCTGACCAAAG GCGCCTTCCTACTGACCCCATCCTACGAGTTGTCCATGGAGCGGGCGGCCCTCATCTGCGAGAAGATGGCATTCAAGGGATGCTTCAGCTTGACCAAAACCGCTACAGGCATTCTATTTAAATTCTCACACCCAGATGACTATCAGGCGGTGTTCAAGAAGGGCTTCCACAAGGTCACCGGGGCGCGATTCTACCGCAAGGTGagcccacccacccacacccacatctCCAGTGATTGGAAGGGCATTATGGGGCACAAG ATTGCCATACCGTGTCGGCCGAGGAAGACCTTCACCCTGTACGTGCTGGATGTGCCCGAGGATCTGCCCGTGGAGGACATCCGGCATGCCATGTATAAGTTCGACTcggtggtggaggtggtgcGCCTGCACATCTACTCGAGCCTCGCCAGCAATGCCGCCAacgccacctcctcctccgccgtcgccgccagcagctcctccggcGGCGGCGATAAGGGCGTCGAAG GCGTCTCCAAGAGCGTGGGTTCTGTGGTGGGCGATGCCATCGAGAAGGCCGAGCGTCCTGAGCGCAGAGAACTGCCTCCAGCCGTCATCCGGGTCACCCTGGCCTCCATGGATGAGTACAACATCCTGTTGCAGAACGGACTCAACTTCTACGATGCCACGTTCTTTCCCACTGAGGCCAACATCTCGCTGAAGGGCGCCAAGATCGATTATAAGCGCAG AATGCTCGATGGCTCGATTCCCGGACGGGTGAGGGAACTGCTGCCCGTTTTCGATGCGGCTGGCTTCTGCAAGCTGCCACCGCCCACCAGCAAGCTAATTAAGCCGCCGAGGTCGTAG
- the LOC6725266 gene encoding uncharacterized protein LOC6725266 isoform X1: MSFLGNTSDLECEKNEFPRQRPSGIITKVAAHKLSAEPKWTDKREDDSDSEVSSPDNFLTKGAFLLTPSYELSMERAALICEKMAFKGCFSLTKTATGILFKFSHPDDYQAVFKKGFHKVTGARFYRKVSPPTHTHISSDWKGIMGHKIAIPCRPRKTFTLYVLDVPEDLPVEDIRHAMYKFDSVVEVVRLHIYSSLASNAANATSSSAVAASSSSGGGDKGVEGEQIQLLHTPTQTLRRAALRSVSKSVGSVVGDAIEKAERPERRELPPAVIRVTLASMDEYNILLQNGLNFYDATFFPTEANISLKGAKIDYKRRMLDGSIPGRVRELLPVFDAAGFCKLPPPTSKLIKPPRS, from the exons ATGTCGTTCCTGGGCAACACATCCGATCTGGAGTGCGAAAAGAACGAGTTCCCGAGGCAGCGACCCTCGGGCATCATCACCAAGGTGGCCGCCCACAAGCTCTCCGCGGAGCCCAAGTGGACGGACAAGCGGGAGGATGACTCCGACTCGGAGGTCTCGTCGCCGGATAATTTCCTGACCAAAG GCGCCTTCCTACTGACCCCATCCTACGAGTTGTCCATGGAGCGGGCGGCCCTCATCTGCGAGAAGATGGCATTCAAGGGATGCTTCAGCTTGACCAAAACCGCTACAGGCATTCTATTTAAATTCTCACACCCAGATGACTATCAGGCGGTGTTCAAGAAGGGCTTCCACAAGGTCACCGGGGCGCGATTCTACCGCAAGGTGagcccacccacccacacccacatctCCAGTGATTGGAAGGGCATTATGGGGCACAAG ATTGCCATACCGTGTCGGCCGAGGAAGACCTTCACCCTGTACGTGCTGGATGTGCCCGAGGATCTGCCCGTGGAGGACATCCGGCATGCCATGTATAAGTTCGACTcggtggtggaggtggtgcGCCTGCACATCTACTCGAGCCTCGCCAGCAATGCCGCCAacgccacctcctcctccgccgtcgccgccagcagctcctccggcGGCGGCGATAAGGGCGTCGAAGGTGAGCAGATCCAGCTGCTGCACACGCCAACCCAGACGCTGCGCCGAGCGGCACTCCGAA GCGTCTCCAAGAGCGTGGGTTCTGTGGTGGGCGATGCCATCGAGAAGGCCGAGCGTCCTGAGCGCAGAGAACTGCCTCCAGCCGTCATCCGGGTCACCCTGGCCTCCATGGATGAGTACAACATCCTGTTGCAGAACGGACTCAACTTCTACGATGCCACGTTCTTTCCCACTGAGGCCAACATCTCGCTGAAGGGCGCCAAGATCGATTATAAGCGCAG AATGCTCGATGGCTCGATTCCCGGACGGGTGAGGGAACTGCTGCCCGTTTTCGATGCGGCTGGCTTCTGCAAGCTGCCACCGCCCACCAGCAAGCTAATTAAGCCGCCGAGGTCGTAG